The Triticum aestivum cultivar Chinese Spring chromosome 5A, IWGSC CS RefSeq v2.1, whole genome shotgun sequence genomic sequence TACTCGAGTAGACACATGAGTCTTGTCACCTACAGGACCATCTTTGGCAAGCCCAAAATCTGACAGCTTTGCATTGTATTCCTGCAAGAGCAACATGTACACGTATGAACATAATGCAACTATGTGAGTCATGTGATGCGCAATGAAATAAATTCAATGATTCGATACTTACCGAATCTAGCAGTATATTAGATGTTTTAAAATCACGATAAATGACTGGTCTTTCTGCTTCTTCATGAAGGAAGGAAAGACCCTGTGCTGCCCCAAGAGCAACTTTCATTCTGATGGACCATGGGAGAGGAAGAGACCCTATATATGAATCAAAATTTATGTAAGCTTCAAATTTCCACGAAATAATTAATATTTTCCAACTGAGTGATGCAATGGGCAAACACTTTGGAACATGTTATCTTCAAAAGAAAACATGATGAACAAAACGGGACAAAGGCTCTATGAAAATTTTAAAGCTTCAAGGGCTTGAGAACTGGTCAGTACATACTTCTGAATAGATGATTATCCAAACTTCCGCGCGGCATAAATTCATATACCAGCAATCTTTGGTCATCTTCAACACAGTATCCAATTAATTTGACCAAATTGGGATGGTGAAGGTTACCAAGGAAGTCAACTTCTGCCTGCAAATGGAATATGGGGGAGAATCATTGGGAGTCCTAATGAAATTGGATAGTGAAGATCAAAATAAACATAGCTTGAAGTTTAGCACATACCACCCATTCCTTGTGCCCTTGAAGACCATCATGATTGAGCGTCTTGACAGCAACTGTAAGACCTGTACCAGGTTTCACAGGCGCAGTTCCATTCTCTTCGATCCACCCTTTAAACACACATCCAAAACCCCCTTCACCGAGAAGACTCTCGGGTCGGAAGTTCCGTGTGGCACATTTTAGATCACTGAATCCAAACTTGCGCAACTTAGAGGAAACCTTTATTTCCTCTCCAGCTTTAGATGCTGATGAACTGCTCTCAGCATTACTAGTAGATGTCGAGCCTGAGACTACTGACACAACAGGTTGGTTCCTGCTACCATTTTCTGCTGACTTTTCTGCTGTTCCATGCAATGAATAACAGTTTTAGTATACCATAATAAGATAAGAATGTCCCCACGGTAACAATAAGAATAAACATAATTTCAATCTACACAGCCAAGTCTGAGGTATCCCTGAAGGACAGCGAAGTGTAATTTTAACTCTTAAGTATGGGGCATACAGAAACACATACTAAATACAACTAACTCATATAACAATAGCGAGCTCCCTAAGAGATGTTTTGGTGCTTGGGACTCACAAGATCTGTTCATCAACCATAATCCGATGTCTAGAGGAAGAGGTACTGGTAGAAATGTATTTTAAGTTGTAGCACATGTACCAACTTCAAGAATAAAATGATATTTTAGATACGCAACTCCATGTATACCGACAAGGCCACAAATATGAATCTAAGTAACCGAAGTAAACCTACATATTTCTATCACTGCATTACAGAAGAGCAAATTAGAAAAGCTGGCAGACACAACTAAACGACCTTGCAAGTTGCTGTGGTTACTCACGCTCTTGATTAGAAAGAAGTACAATTTCTGCCAGCTTGAAGAAGCAAGTAGTAATGCGAGGATGTAGGTGGGAAATCGGAGCATAGATGCATTAGGAGAGGCTCAACAGAAATGCTCCAAGTGACTATTTGACAAAGAATGGCAGTGTTGGACTTCCTTTTTTAGAAAAGCAGTGCTGGACTTGGAGAGGCTATTAATTACCAACTTAATCTTGTTTACAATACGCTCACACCAGGATGCCATTTCACATATCAGTTGCTGGTATCGTTGAGTGCAGATACCTGGTCGTACCTTTCAAGAATCAAGAAACATCTCTCTCCTAAATAAATACCTAGTTGAATAGGCAACCATTTAATCATAAATTTGCAATAGAAGAAGCAGAGATAGGCTTCTCCTTCAAATACCTAGCTGAACAATCTACCCTTTTTTTTACAAAATTCAGAAAGAAGAAATAGAAATAGGTTTCTCTGAAGGAGAAGGGGTTCACTGACAAAGGTTAATAAACATGACAGAAATACGGACCCATATGCCAACTGGAGTCCTTTCTCGTAGCTCTACATCATGCTTTAGCTCATGATTTTAGTTCCAAGGCATAAGTACaaacacaaggcatatatatcctCGAATTAGAGGAAAATTAAGTAGCTGGCTAGATTCGGTCCTTATATCATCCGGTACCATGTTAATATGTAATTTCTTCATGCCTAAAATTCTGAAATAATCTAGTTAGCAAGTGGAGGAGAATGAACTAAGGACTGTTTGGTATTAAAGTTGTTACTTACCCAAACCACTGTTCTTGTCTACTTTAGATTACAAACTACATAAAGAGGTCCGTTAGGCCCATATGATAAACATTGTACCAGAATTAGTACTGGCCAGCACAAGCCTAACATAACTAACTAGATTTCACAGCATGGCATAAAAATGCAAAAGTAGACCTAAATTATCTATCTGAGATCACCACTTATTGTCTGTAAGAAATAGTTTGCCACTAGCTAAACCAATAGGGCTTCATAAAGCAGCTATATTGATATCTCATGCATTCTAAATTATACATTTCcatctatggatgaagcaaaaagTCTTGATGAATATGATTTGAGAAAGCGGTTACTATTTTAAACATCAGACAGGGGATGATCAACAAAATCAGAGTCAGGTAGGTGAGTGACATTATATTATCAAGTTATCAACATCCATTGTGATTGATTGTGCATCATTCTCATTAAATTGTTACAGGATTTAGTGCAACCTGTGTGAAGCAACAacataccatgctattctaaaaatAGATACTCATGAAAGCACTCATGCCACTAGTCCCACATGTACACTTGCTATTCCAGAATCCCACCCTTCAATTTCACATTAATTAATTAGGTGATGACGACATCTGAATCTCAGCTAGAAATACGGTGCTCAATGTTCGGTAAAATTCACCAATTATTTCACGATTAATGTGTTTTGTCGGCTTGTCATACTACTAGGACATTTCTACATTCATTGCTTGACAACGTGGCTACGACCAAAGATTATTGTGCCCAGCTGCACTAGTGCACCCACACATAGTTCACTCAACTGTCCAGCAATTTTACCACCAAAACAGACACATCCTCAGCATTAAAAATCTAACGAACTGTAACCGACTAACAGACTAACAGCTCAGCTAGAACATGCAAAACTGCATCAAGCCGAAACATCCAAAACGACATCGTGAACGTGGCACACGTCATCACCATTAACAGAATAACAGTTCAGCTAGAAATGCGGTGCTAAATATGCAACAGAATACTAGAATTCGCCAAGTATTTCACAATTTATATGCTTTGTCGGCTTGCCATACTAATTGCTAGTACATTCATTTCTCGACAACGTAGCAACGGCCAAAGATTTTTGTGCCAAGCTGTACTCACATGTAGTTCACTCAGCTCCACAGCAATTTAACCACCAAAACACACACATCCTCAGCATTATAAGAATCTAACGAACCGTAACCGCCGACCAACTACGACATACATTAATCAAACCGAAACATCCAAAACAACACGTGACCGGCGGCGCACGCTCGCAAGCATTAACAGCCTAACGAACCATAACCGACAACCAACTACGGCATCCGTTACATGGAATCTGAATCTGAACATCCCAAAGCGACACTGTGGAAGAGGCACACACCATCAGCATTAACAACCTAACAGGCTAGTATAGGCCATGACCAACTAGGGCATGCATGCATTGCATCAACCGCAGATATGGAAAGCAGCaccgcgcgcgcgagagagagagacattACCGCCGTGCGTGCTGGCGCTGCTGGTGGAGGTGTCGACCTTGGAGCGCGGCTGCGGCGGGCAGT encodes the following:
- the LOC123103583 gene encoding serine/threonine-protein kinase PBL34 isoform X1, with the translated sequence MGLAPPELGQFDGWESSGEEERERWGWCRRSSRRGRRMPRKGGEEDAGVATGCCIRLWPMGNCPPQPRSKVDTSTSSASTHGAEKSAENGSRNQPVVSVVSGSTSTSNAESSSSASKAGEEIKVSSKLRKFGFSDLKCATRNFRPESLLGEGGFGCVFKGWIEENGTAPVKPGTGLTVAVKTLNHDGLQGHKEWVAEVDFLGNLHHPNLVKLIGYCVEDDQRLLVYEFMPRGSLDNHLFRRSLPLPWSIRMKVALGAAQGLSFLHEEAERPVIYRDFKTSNILLDSEYNAKLSDFGLAKDGPVGDKTHVSTRVMGTYGYAAPEYVMTGHLTSKSDVYSFGVVLLEMMSGRRSMDKNRPNGEHNLVEWARPLLGERQRFYKLVDPRLEGNFSVKGAQKAAQLARACLSRDPKARPLMSQVVEALKPLLNLKDMASSSYFYQTMQAERMAHSSSMNGRNSHSLKVHGSFARASANGQQPMRSMSDGPRASPFRYSPKPNVK
- the LOC123103583 gene encoding serine/threonine-protein kinase PBL34 isoform X2, with amino-acid sequence MGLAPPELGQFDGWESSGEEERERWGWCRRSSRRGRRMPRKGGEEDAGVATGCCIRLWPMGNCPPQPRSKVDTSTSSASTHGEKSAENGSRNQPVVSVVSGSTSTSNAESSSSASKAGEEIKVSSKLRKFGFSDLKCATRNFRPESLLGEGGFGCVFKGWIEENGTAPVKPGTGLTVAVKTLNHDGLQGHKEWVAEVDFLGNLHHPNLVKLIGYCVEDDQRLLVYEFMPRGSLDNHLFRRSLPLPWSIRMKVALGAAQGLSFLHEEAERPVIYRDFKTSNILLDSEYNAKLSDFGLAKDGPVGDKTHVSTRVMGTYGYAAPEYVMTGHLTSKSDVYSFGVVLLEMMSGRRSMDKNRPNGEHNLVEWARPLLGERQRFYKLVDPRLEGNFSVKGAQKAAQLARACLSRDPKARPLMSQVVEALKPLLNLKDMASSSYFYQTMQAERMAHSSSMNGRNSHSLKVHGSFARASANGQQPMRSMSDGPRASPFRYSPKPNVK